One genomic window of Sebastes umbrosus isolate fSebUmb1 chromosome 15, fSebUmb1.pri, whole genome shotgun sequence includes the following:
- the LOC119502699 gene encoding major histocompatibility complex class I-related gene protein-like isoform X1: MKLIVLLNLLLFCHVASTVKHSLKMFSTATSGVPNFPEFVAAAMLDEVLMGYCDINNKTPEPKQDWVRKLVKDEPQHLEWYSQECYDNQLFFRANLDSLKQRLNQTGDAHIFQQMSGCEWDDETGEVVGFSQYGYDGEDFLVLDLQTLTWTAPKQQAFITKLRWDKGKARLEYYKNYYIHICPDLLRKYLHYGRSSLQRTERPSVSLLQKTPSSPVSCHATGFYPDRAMMYWRKDGEEIHEDVDLGEILPNHDGSFQMSVELNLSSVAPEDWRRYDCVFHLSGVVDDIVIRLDKAVIRTNWVPPAGFPAGPVIGVVVGLLLLLLAVCIAGLFIWRRNNNGKR; the protein is encoded by the exons ATGAAGTTAATTGTGTTGCTCAACTTGCTCCTCTTCTGTCACGTTGCATCTACAG TGAAACACTCCCTGAAAATGTTCTCTACTGCAACTTCTGGAGTCCCAAACTTCCCAGAGTTTGTAGCTGCTGCGATGCTCGATGAAGTGCTGATGGGTTACTGTGACATCAACAACAAGACCCCAGAACCCAAACAGGACTGGGTGAGGAAACTAGTAAAGGATGAGCCACAACACCTGGAGTGGTATTCTCAGGAGTGTTATGATAACCAGCTGTTCTTCAGAGCCAACTTGGACAGCCTGAAGCAGCGCTTAAACCAAActggag atgCCCACATTTTTCAGCAGATGAGCGGCTGTGAGTGGGACGACGAGACTGGAGAGGTTGTTGGTTTTAGTCAGTACGGTTATGATGGAGAAGACTTCCTTGTGTTGGACCTGCAGACGCTGACATGGACCGCTCCAAAACAACAGGCTTTCATCACCAAACTTAGATGGGATAAAGGCAAAGCTAGATTAGAATACTACAAAAACTACTACATCCACATATGTCCTGACTTGCTGAGGAAGTACCTACACTATGGGAGGAGCTCTCTGCAGAGAACAG AGCGTCCCTCagtgtctctcctccagaagactccctcctctccagtcagctgccatgctacaggtttctaccccgacagagccatgatgtactggaggaaagatggagaggagattcATGAGGACGTGGACCTCGGAGAGATCCTCCCCAACCACGATGGATCCTTCCAGATGAGTGTTGAGCTGAACCTGTCATCAGTCGCACCTGAAGACTGGAGGAGGTACGACTGTGTGTTTCATCTCTCTGGTGTGGTGGACGACATCGTCATCAGACTGGACAAAGCAGTGATCAGGACCAACTGGG ttcctcctgcagggttccctgctggtcctgttattggagttgttgtaggactgctgctgctgctgctggcggtctgcatcgctggactcttcatctggaggaggaacaataacg ggaaaagatga
- the LOC119502699 gene encoding major histocompatibility complex class I-related gene protein-like isoform X2 encodes MKLLILLNLLLFCNVASTVKHSLKMFSTATSGVPNFPEFVAAAMLDEVLMGYCDINNKTPEPKQDWVRKLVKDEPQHLEWYSQECYDNQLFFRANLDSLKQRLNQTGDAHIFQQMSGCEWDDETGEVVGFSQYGYDGEDFLVLDLQTLTWTAPKQQAFITKLRWDKGKARLEYYKNYYIHICPDLLRKYLHYGRSSLQRTERPSVSLLQKTPSSPVSCHATGFYPDRAMMYWRKDGEEIHEDVDLGEILPNHDGSFQMSVELNLSSVAPEDWRRYDCVFHLSGVVDDIVIRLDKAVIRTNWVPPAGFPAGPVIGVVVGLLLLLLAVCIAGLFIWRRNNNGKR; translated from the exons ATGAAGTTACTAATTTTGCTCAACTTGCTCCTCTTCTGTAACGTTGCATCTACAG TGAAACACTCCCTGAAAATGTTCTCTACTGCAACTTCTGGAGTCCCAAACTTCCCAGAGTTTGTAGCTGCTGCGATGCTCGATGAAGTGCTGATGGGTTACTGTGACATCAACAACAAGACCCCAGAACCCAAACAGGACTGGGTGAGGAAACTAGTAAAGGATGAGCCACAACACCTGGAGTGGTATTCTCAGGAGTGTTATGATAACCAGCTGTTCTTCAGAGCCAACTTGGACAGCCTGAAGCAGCGCTTAAACCAAActggag atgCCCACATTTTTCAGCAGATGAGCGGCTGTGAGTGGGACGACGAGACTGGAGAGGTTGTTGGTTTTAGTCAGTACGGTTATGATGGAGAAGACTTCCTTGTGTTGGACCTGCAGACGCTGACATGGACCGCTCCAAAACAACAGGCTTTCATCACCAAACTTAGATGGGATAAAGGCAAAGCTAGATTAGAATACTACAAAAACTACTACATCCACATATGTCCTGACTTGCTGAGGAAGTACCTACACTATGGGAGGAGCTCTCTGCAGAGAACAG AGCGTCCCTCagtgtctctcctccagaagactccctcctctccagtcagctgccatgctacaggtttctaccccgacagagccatgatgtactggaggaaagatggagaggagattcATGAGGACGTGGACCTCGGAGAGATCCTCCCCAACCACGATGGATCCTTCCAGATGAGTGTTGAGCTGAACCTGTCATCAGTCGCACCTGAAGACTGGAGGAGGTACGACTGTGTGTTTCATCTCTCTGGTGTGGTGGACGACATCGTCATCAGACTGGACAAAGCAGTGATCAGGACCAACTGGG ttcctcctgcagggttccctgctggtcctgttattggagttgttgtaggactgctgctgctgctgctggcggtctgcatcgctggactcttcatctggaggaggaacaataacg ggaaaagatga